One Porphyromonas pogonae genomic region harbors:
- a CDS encoding urocanate hydratase, protein MKFTLDNNLPHYPQFIEGIRRAPDRGFRLTPDQTRTALKNALRYIPKELHAELAPEFLEELKTRGKIYGYRYRPEGDLKAKSIDEYKGKCIEGKAFQVMINNNLAFDVALYPYELVTYGETGQVCQNWMQYRLLIKYLEEITQDQTLVVESGHPLGLFKSKPEAPRVIITNSMMVGLFDNIKDWEIAAQMGVANYGQMTAGGWMYIGPQGIVHGTFNTLLNAGRQKLGIKTGENLGGKLFVSSGLGGMSGAQPKAADIAGAVSITAEVDNSRIDTRYNQGWVKHRTDSMQEAFDLAHKAMQTGEACSIAYHGNIVDLLEYALAHHIHIDLLSDQTSCHAVYEGGYCPASLSFEERTKMLKEDRKQFCDEVDKSLHRHFNVVKALVATGTYFFDYGNAFMKAIYDSGVKEISKNGIDEKDGFIWPSYVEDIMGPELFDYGYGPFRWVCLSGNHEDLIKTDRAAMDCIDPERREQDRDNYNWIRDAEENKLVVGTEARILYQDALGRMNIALRFNEMVRNKEVGPIMLGRDHHDVSGTDSPFRETSNIKDGSNVMADMAVQCFAGNAARGMSLVALHNGGGVGVGKAINGGFGMVLDGSERVDTILRSAMLWDVMGGVARRSWARNENAMKTSEEFNKSHAEGYHITMPYLVDEHLLDEVL, encoded by the coding sequence ATGAAATTTACGCTGGATAATAACTTGCCGCATTACCCACAGTTTATTGAGGGTATTAGGCGTGCACCCGACCGCGGATTCAGACTCACACCCGATCAAACAAGAACAGCTCTCAAGAATGCTCTCAGATACATACCGAAAGAGTTACATGCTGAGTTAGCTCCCGAGTTTCTTGAAGAACTCAAAACACGAGGCAAAATTTACGGATACAGGTATCGCCCCGAAGGTGATCTCAAAGCCAAAAGCATCGATGAATACAAAGGCAAGTGTATCGAAGGCAAAGCGTTTCAAGTCATGATCAATAATAACCTTGCTTTCGACGTAGCACTCTATCCTTATGAACTCGTGACTTACGGCGAAACGGGGCAGGTGTGTCAGAACTGGATGCAATACCGACTTCTTATCAAATATCTGGAAGAGATCACACAAGACCAAACGTTGGTTGTTGAGAGTGGGCACCCTCTGGGATTATTCAAATCCAAGCCCGAAGCCCCACGCGTCATCATCACTAACTCCATGATGGTAGGACTCTTCGACAATATCAAAGACTGGGAAATAGCCGCACAGATGGGTGTTGCCAATTACGGGCAAATGACGGCCGGCGGGTGGATGTACATCGGCCCGCAAGGTATAGTCCACGGCACTTTCAACACCCTACTCAATGCTGGACGTCAGAAACTGGGCATCAAAACAGGTGAAAACCTCGGTGGTAAGTTATTCGTATCCTCAGGGCTCGGAGGTATGAGCGGGGCTCAACCCAAAGCGGCAGATATAGCCGGGGCAGTATCCATTACCGCCGAAGTAGACAACTCACGCATCGATACCCGATACAATCAAGGATGGGTAAAGCATCGCACAGACTCTATGCAAGAAGCTTTCGACCTTGCCCATAAAGCCATGCAAACCGGAGAGGCTTGTTCCATAGCCTACCATGGCAACATCGTAGATCTGCTGGAGTATGCTCTTGCTCATCATATTCATATTGACCTGCTCTCGGACCAAACCAGTTGTCATGCTGTATATGAAGGAGGGTACTGCCCTGCGAGCCTTAGCTTTGAGGAGCGTACCAAGATGCTCAAGGAAGATCGCAAGCAGTTTTGTGACGAGGTAGACAAAAGCCTGCACCGTCATTTCAACGTTGTAAAAGCGTTGGTTGCTACCGGTACATATTTCTTCGATTACGGCAACGCCTTTATGAAAGCCATCTATGACAGCGGAGTAAAAGAGATTTCCAAAAACGGCATAGACGAAAAAGACGGTTTCATTTGGCCAAGTTATGTGGAAGATATCATGGGACCCGAGCTGTTCGACTACGGTTATGGCCCATTCCGTTGGGTATGTCTCTCTGGCAATCATGAAGATCTTATCAAAACCGATAGGGCTGCTATGGACTGCATAGACCCTGAAAGACGCGAGCAAGACCGCGACAATTACAACTGGATACGTGATGCGGAGGAGAATAAATTAGTTGTGGGCACAGAGGCGCGTATCTTATATCAGGACGCTTTGGGACGAATGAACATTGCACTACGCTTCAACGAGATGGTGCGGAACAAAGAGGTAGGCCCCATCATGCTGGGTAGAGACCACCACGATGTAAGCGGCACAGACTCACCTTTCCGTGAGACATCCAATATCAAAGACGGGAGCAATGTTATGGCTGATATGGCAGTACAGTGCTTTGCAGGCAACGCTGCCCGCGGCATGAGCCTTGTGGCTCTGCACAACGGTGGTGGCGTGGGCGTAGGCAAAGCTATCAACGGCGGCTTCGGTATGGTTCTGGACGGATCAGAGAGAGTAGACACCATCTTGCGTTCTGCCATGTTGTGGGATGTTATGGGTGGTGTGGCACGTCGCTCATGGGCAAGAAATGAGAACGCCATGAAGACAAGTGAGGAGTTCAACAAATCTCACGCCGAGGGCTATCACATCACAATGCCTTACTTGGTCGACGAGCACCTGCTGGATGAGGTCTTGTAA
- the hutI gene encoding imidazolonepropionase yields MKPADNLFIKNIGQLVTCRGSHARRGTEMDDLQVIDGPAAIVVRNGLVVFAGSMNDVDKHHVIGCHEYDAHGACVLPGFVDSHTHLVFGGYREDEFQWRLAGDSYMSIMQRGGGIASTMQATRSATEAELFQGAGKHLQAMLRMGVTTVEAKSGYGMELDTELKQLRVAQRLNTAQPIDIFSTFMGAHDTPPEYKGREDEFIEYLCKEVLPAVEREQLAQCCDIFTEKGVFDHDQTRLMLNAAKAHGLQIKMHADEIVPFGGAELAAELGCLSADHLLQISPAGIEALAHSNTVGTLLPCTAFSLKADYAPARRMIDAGCAVALASDLNPGSCFSASVPLMFALATIYMGMTVEEAVTAFTINGAAALGLEQSIGSIEPGKKADFAILHYPSYKFLSYHFGMNLVKATVKNGVVYDFG; encoded by the coding sequence ATGAAGCCCGCAGACAACCTATTCATAAAGAACATCGGCCAACTCGTCACTTGCAGAGGATCTCATGCTCGCAGAGGCACGGAGATGGACGACCTGCAAGTGATCGACGGCCCTGCTGCTATCGTAGTGCGCAACGGCTTAGTCGTTTTTGCAGGATCGATGAATGACGTGGACAAGCACCACGTCATAGGGTGTCATGAGTATGACGCCCATGGCGCATGTGTACTGCCGGGTTTCGTAGATAGTCATACACACCTGGTCTTTGGGGGCTACCGTGAGGATGAGTTCCAGTGGCGACTCGCAGGCGACTCTTATATGAGCATCATGCAACGTGGCGGCGGTATAGCCAGCACCATGCAGGCTACGCGCTCCGCTACCGAGGCCGAGCTATTCCAGGGAGCCGGCAAGCACTTGCAGGCTATGCTACGTATGGGAGTCACCACCGTTGAGGCCAAGAGTGGCTATGGTATGGAACTCGACACGGAGCTCAAACAACTTCGGGTGGCACAGAGGCTCAATACCGCACAACCGATAGACATATTCTCCACATTCATGGGGGCGCACGACACTCCTCCGGAGTACAAAGGGCGCGAAGATGAGTTCATCGAATATCTGTGCAAAGAAGTATTGCCTGCCGTGGAGCGAGAGCAACTGGCTCAATGCTGTGACATATTTACGGAAAAAGGAGTGTTCGATCACGACCAGACACGCCTCATGCTCAATGCGGCCAAAGCACACGGGCTCCAAATAAAAATGCATGCCGACGAAATCGTTCCCTTTGGCGGAGCTGAGTTGGCAGCCGAGCTGGGCTGTCTCTCTGCCGATCATCTACTACAGATTTCCCCCGCCGGCATCGAAGCTCTGGCACATAGTAACACCGTGGGCACCTTACTGCCCTGTACGGCTTTTAGTCTCAAAGCAGATTATGCTCCGGCACGTCGCATGATAGACGCCGGCTGCGCCGTAGCGCTGGCATCAGATCTCAATCCCGGTAGTTGCTTTTCCGCATCTGTTCCGCTCATGTTTGCGTTGGCTACCATCTATATGGGTATGACTGTGGAGGAAGCTGTAACTGCGTTTACCATCAACGGAGCTGCGGCTTTGGGGCTAGAGCAAAGCATCGGTAGCATCGAACCCGGCAAGAAAGCCGACTTCGCTATTCTTCATTATCCGTCATACAAATTCCTCTCCTATCACTTCGGCATGAATCTCGTAAAAGCCACAGTGAAAAACGGAGTAGTGTATGATTTTGGATGA
- a CDS encoding bifunctional metallophosphatase/5'-nucleotidase, whose translation MRSFHYHILCLISLVLTGAITSSCNKTSSVEFRIIHTTDMHGNVFPKNFINNEEGTGSLARLSSMMKEVRRENRNVLLLDGGDILQGEPTAYYYNYIDTVAPHLMASAMNYVKYDAACIGNHDIEPGHEIYDRWVKECNFPVLGANVISLKSSERKPYFPPYKTFDFNGVKVAVVGMVTPAIPEWVPQKMWTGLEFEDIIKSAKHWIPLIRKEVKPDILVALLHTGLKNTDTHYLENAGETLAKEVSGIDIMLLGHDHQKDMRWLKNSNGDSVLLMNPANHVDFASDIKIQIKKKGDKIIEKHITAGFADLNAFDPDTAFMSKFITQEAAVTQFLGKKVGELKKTVYGKDALFGASGYLSVIHNMQLESGKADISLAAPLSLSAKVEAGDIYVRDLFKFCPFSNFLYVMDMTGQEIKDYLEYSYGLWTNEMKSAQDHLLLFRPDAKKEDKYKTQNPTFNFSAAQGIDYIVDVSKPVGERVTIHKMSDGKPFESAKHYRVALNSYRGGGGGGHMTDGAKIPREALSSRVLETSSYDEMYLLMKYFESKGTIDPVNPANWLFVPKAWVSAAIKKDATFMDL comes from the coding sequence ATGAGATCATTTCATTATCATATCCTGTGCCTGATATCACTGGTGCTGACAGGCGCTATAACTAGTAGTTGTAACAAAACTTCTTCGGTGGAGTTTCGTATTATTCACACCACAGATATGCACGGAAACGTCTTCCCTAAAAACTTCATTAATAATGAAGAGGGTACCGGTAGCCTGGCAAGACTTTCATCTATGATGAAGGAAGTGCGTAGAGAAAATAGAAACGTGTTGTTGTTGGACGGAGGTGATATCTTGCAAGGCGAACCTACGGCTTATTACTACAATTACATCGATACGGTGGCTCCGCATCTCATGGCTTCTGCAATGAACTATGTGAAGTACGATGCTGCTTGTATAGGTAATCATGATATAGAGCCGGGGCATGAAATCTATGATCGGTGGGTAAAGGAGTGTAACTTCCCTGTATTGGGTGCTAATGTAATCAGCTTGAAATCTTCTGAACGTAAGCCTTATTTCCCTCCGTATAAAACATTTGATTTCAATGGCGTGAAAGTGGCTGTTGTGGGGATGGTTACCCCGGCTATACCTGAGTGGGTACCCCAAAAAATGTGGACAGGATTGGAATTTGAAGATATTATAAAATCGGCAAAACATTGGATTCCTCTTATACGTAAGGAAGTCAAGCCTGATATTTTGGTTGCACTATTGCATACAGGGCTGAAGAATACGGATACTCACTATCTTGAAAATGCAGGAGAAACACTGGCAAAAGAGGTGTCGGGGATAGATATTATGCTTTTGGGGCATGACCACCAAAAAGATATGCGATGGCTGAAAAACAGCAACGGCGACTCTGTGCTGCTAATGAATCCTGCCAATCATGTTGATTTTGCTTCGGATATCAAGATACAGATTAAGAAAAAAGGAGATAAAATTATTGAAAAGCATATTACTGCGGGTTTTGCGGACTTGAATGCTTTTGACCCCGATACAGCTTTTATGTCTAAGTTTATTACGCAGGAGGCTGCGGTGACGCAGTTTTTGGGCAAGAAAGTTGGTGAATTGAAAAAAACGGTTTATGGAAAAGATGCTTTGTTTGGAGCCTCAGGATATTTGTCCGTAATCCATAATATGCAATTAGAGTCAGGAAAAGCTGATATCTCACTTGCTGCACCTTTGTCCTTGAGTGCTAAAGTGGAGGCCGGTGATATCTATGTGCGTGATCTCTTTAAGTTTTGTCCGTTTTCGAATTTCTTATACGTGATGGACATGACGGGGCAAGAGATTAAAGATTATCTTGAGTATTCTTATGGGTTATGGACGAATGAAATGAAGTCAGCTCAGGATCACCTGCTTCTTTTTAGACCTGATGCCAAGAAGGAGGATAAATATAAGACACAAAACCCCACCTTCAACTTCAGTGCGGCGCAGGGTATAGACTATATTGTAGATGTATCCAAACCGGTGGGTGAGCGTGTAACTATTCACAAAATGTCCGACGGTAAACCGTTTGAATCAGCCAAGCATTACCGTGTGGCTCTCAATTCATATCGTGGCGGTGGCGGTGGTGGTCACATGACAGACGGTGCCAAGATACCCCGCGAGGCATTATCCTCAAGAGTATTGGAGACATCCTCCTACGACGAAATGTATTTGCTCATGAAATATTTCGAGAGTAAGGGTACAATTGACCCTGTAAATCCGGCTAACTGGCTCTTCGTCCCCAAAGCGTGGGTAAGCGCGGCGATAAAGAAGGATGCTACATTTATGGATTTATAA
- the hutH gene encoding histidine ammonia-lyase, translated as MKTYNLGTEQLTLDFLKKYLSAPCHLKLSKDAVKRIHHCREYLDKKVALSDKPLYGITTGFGSLCCKSISAEDLTRLQENLVKSHACSCGTEVHPDIVRLMLLLKAYALSLGHSGVQLVTVERMLDLLNLDIVPVVYDRGSLGASGDLAPLANLFLPLIGEGEVYYKNEKRNAGEVLKEVGLETVTLKSKEGLALLNGTQFMSAHGVYALIKAERIAQAADYLAALSLEAFDGLEAPFTEQLHTIRPHEGQIAVARHMRELLQGSKQISRPKKQVQDPYSFRCVPQVHGASRDAINYVKSVVIREINSVTDNPTVFPDEEMILSGGNFHGQPLAIVYDFLAIALAELGNISERRVAQLILGLRNLPEFLVANPGLNSGFMIPQYAAASMVSKNKMYCYAASSDSIVSSNGQEDHVSMGANAATKLLPIIDNLEHIFAIELMNAAQAFEFRRPVKTSKTLEAMLAAFRKEVPRVEDDVVMYKQIQQSVEFVRSYKFNK; from the coding sequence ATGAAAACATATAATTTAGGCACCGAACAACTCACCTTAGACTTCCTCAAAAAATATCTGAGTGCACCATGCCATCTCAAACTATCCAAAGATGCCGTAAAACGTATACATCACTGCCGGGAGTATCTAGATAAGAAAGTAGCGCTTAGCGACAAACCTCTCTATGGTATCACCACGGGCTTTGGGTCACTTTGTTGCAAATCCATCTCAGCAGAAGACCTCACTCGCCTTCAGGAAAACCTCGTCAAGAGTCATGCCTGTAGTTGCGGCACAGAAGTGCACCCTGATATCGTGCGCCTCATGCTCCTCCTCAAAGCTTATGCTTTGTCGCTCGGACATAGCGGAGTACAACTAGTGACGGTAGAGCGTATGCTCGATTTGCTCAATCTCGATATTGTACCGGTCGTTTACGACAGGGGTTCACTCGGAGCCTCGGGCGACCTCGCTCCCCTGGCCAATCTCTTTCTCCCTCTCATAGGCGAAGGCGAAGTATATTATAAGAACGAAAAGCGTAACGCCGGAGAGGTACTCAAAGAAGTAGGACTGGAGACGGTGACACTCAAGAGCAAAGAAGGGCTAGCCCTGCTCAACGGCACCCAGTTTATGAGTGCACATGGGGTGTATGCCCTCATCAAAGCCGAACGTATCGCCCAGGCAGCCGACTATCTTGCGGCTCTCTCTTTGGAAGCATTCGATGGTCTCGAAGCTCCTTTTACCGAGCAACTGCACACCATACGCCCTCACGAAGGGCAGATAGCCGTAGCTCGCCATATGAGAGAACTACTTCAGGGAAGCAAACAGATCAGTCGCCCCAAAAAGCAAGTGCAAGACCCCTACTCTTTCCGCTGTGTACCACAAGTGCATGGAGCCAGCCGCGATGCTATCAACTATGTCAAAAGCGTAGTAATCCGTGAGATCAACTCCGTAACGGACAATCCCACTGTTTTCCCCGACGAAGAGATGATACTTTCGGGAGGTAACTTCCACGGGCAACCTCTCGCCATCGTTTATGACTTCTTGGCTATCGCTCTGGCCGAGCTGGGTAATATCTCCGAGAGAAGGGTAGCTCAACTGATACTGGGGCTACGCAACCTCCCCGAATTCCTTGTTGCCAACCCGGGGCTCAACTCCGGCTTCATGATACCGCAATATGCTGCCGCCTCTATGGTCAGTAAAAATAAGATGTACTGCTACGCTGCATCCAGTGATAGCATAGTCAGCAGCAACGGGCAGGAAGACCACGTGAGCATGGGTGCCAACGCTGCTACCAAGCTACTGCCTATCATAGACAATCTGGAGCATATATTCGCTATAGAGCTGATGAATGCGGCTCAGGCGTTTGAGTTCAGGAGACCTGTCAAAACATCCAAGACGCTTGAGGCCATGCTCGCCGCATTCCGCAAGGAGGTGCCCAGAGTGGAAGACGATGTAGTGATGTACAAGCAGATACAACAAAGCGTAGAGTTTGTCCGCTCATACAAGTTCAACAAATAG
- a CDS encoding IS4 family transposase, with amino-acid sequence MTRRVDGVMNSCFKNHAERQGAYRLLNNKRWKMDQFLDCVTANSAQCCKDLKHVLCIQDTTEFTFDNISGRLNPNDEDYGYGTNKSSEYSIFAHPCLLFDPETETPMGYSSIELYNRDRKDARQKKQLRKKIGFNEKESSRWAASAKMANANLPENLRKTMVGDRENDIYTVMSKTLEEGCDFLIRSIHNRLLEGDSKSKKERIIEWLDKQPVSFSCTSQITRQNGRKPRKALFDVKYAPVTFGNTGNGKDDVSKSISCHYVHVREDAGSVPEGEKPIEWRLLTSHEVKSKEDALRIIQWYKYRWHIEEVFRLMKTKGLGITSAQLENGMAMKKLMAMGFYVVLKCMTLKKKYDTANESVSCNRLFTEEECEMLHLEMEMLHKESPRSKDGNNPFREDSLAWASWIIARLGSWKAYVKSGGPPGYNTMCKGLKVFHEHLTVLSFMKQKN; translated from the coding sequence ATGACACGTCGTGTGGACGGGGTCATGAACAGTTGTTTTAAGAATCATGCAGAAAGGCAGGGGGCTTATCGACTCCTAAATAATAAAAGATGGAAAATGGATCAGTTTTTGGACTGCGTTACCGCAAATAGCGCACAATGTTGCAAAGATCTTAAGCATGTGCTTTGCATTCAGGATACTACAGAGTTTACTTTTGATAATATCAGTGGCAGATTAAACCCTAATGACGAAGATTATGGGTATGGAACCAACAAGAGTTCGGAGTACAGCATCTTTGCTCATCCTTGCTTGCTCTTTGACCCTGAGACGGAAACCCCTATGGGTTATAGTTCGATTGAGTTGTATAACAGAGATCGCAAAGACGCACGCCAGAAGAAACAGCTGCGTAAAAAAATTGGATTTAATGAGAAAGAATCGTCTCGTTGGGCTGCATCGGCTAAAATGGCAAACGCAAATTTGCCAGAAAATTTACGTAAAACCATGGTGGGTGATCGTGAGAATGATATCTACACCGTCATGAGTAAGACGTTGGAAGAAGGATGTGATTTTCTGATTCGCTCCATTCACAATCGGCTTCTCGAGGGAGATTCAAAATCTAAAAAAGAACGTATCATCGAATGGTTGGATAAACAACCGGTTAGTTTCAGTTGCACATCCCAGATCACTAGGCAAAATGGGCGTAAACCTCGCAAGGCGTTGTTCGACGTCAAATATGCACCAGTCACTTTCGGCAACACAGGTAATGGTAAAGACGATGTTTCAAAGAGTATTAGCTGCCACTACGTTCATGTCAGAGAAGATGCCGGTAGCGTTCCCGAGGGTGAAAAGCCTATCGAATGGCGTTTGCTCACCTCGCACGAAGTAAAGAGTAAGGAAGATGCACTCCGGATTATACAGTGGTACAAGTATCGATGGCATATCGAAGAAGTCTTTAGATTAATGAAAACCAAAGGCTTGGGTATTACCTCTGCCCAATTAGAAAACGGTATGGCGATGAAAAAGCTTATGGCAATGGGGTTCTATGTTGTGCTAAAGTGTATGACTCTAAAGAAAAAATATGACACTGCCAATGAGAGCGTTTCATGTAATCGACTCTTTACAGAGGAAGAGTGCGAGATGCTGCATCTAGAGATGGAAATGCTACATAAAGAGTCTCCTCGATCAAAAGATGGGAATAATCCTTTTCGGGAAGATTCGTTAGCTTGGGCTTCGTGGATAATAGCCCGACTGGGATCATGGAAAGCTTATGTAAAATCTGGCGGACCTCCAGGATATAATACCATGTGCAAAGGTCTAAAGGTTTTCCATGAGCACCTCACTGTACTATCTTTCATGAAACAAAAAAATTAA
- a CDS encoding cyclodeaminase/cyclohydrolase family protein — protein MNLTELTVSGFLGETAGQEPVPGGGSISALNGAIAGALAEMVANLTIGKKKYAEVEDEMKQISSKADAIYKELVLDIDRDSEAYNLVFDAFKLPKETDQEKAHRSEQIQQSTKQAALVPMEVARRTHSLLDLIEQVVAKGNQNAITDGCVAMMCARTAIIGALLNVRINLTSLKDEQFVSELKAEADRLEEDAVKREKVILEHVKNTF, from the coding sequence ATGAATTTGACAGAACTCACCGTATCAGGTTTTCTGGGCGAAACAGCAGGCCAGGAGCCTGTGCCCGGAGGTGGTAGCATCTCAGCTCTCAACGGAGCCATAGCCGGTGCTTTGGCAGAGATGGTGGCAAACCTCACCATAGGCAAAAAGAAATATGCCGAAGTCGAAGACGAAATGAAACAAATAAGCTCCAAAGCCGATGCAATCTACAAGGAGCTTGTGCTGGACATCGACCGCGACAGCGAAGCGTACAACTTGGTTTTCGATGCTTTCAAACTCCCCAAAGAGACAGACCAAGAGAAAGCTCACCGCTCCGAGCAAATACAGCAGAGCACCAAGCAGGCTGCTCTGGTACCTATGGAGGTAGCACGACGCACACACAGCCTTCTTGATCTTATCGAACAAGTGGTGGCAAAAGGTAATCAGAATGCCATTACAGACGGTTGCGTAGCCATGATGTGTGCACGCACAGCCATCATCGGGGCACTGCTCAATGTGCGCATCAACCTCACTTCGCTCAAAGACGAGCAGTTTGTGAGCGAGCTCAAAGCCGAAGCGGACCGCCTCGAAGAGGATGCTGTGAAGAGAGAAAAAGTGATCCTCGAGCACGTCAAAAATACATTCTAA
- the ftcD gene encoding glutamate formimidoyltransferase: MASLSRIMECVPNFSEGRDREKIEKIVNPFRTRDGVKLLNYSNDEDHNRLVVTVVGEPEPLKEAVLEAVGIAVELIDLTKHQGQHPRMGAVDVIPFIPIRNVSMDEAIGLSQRVGEEIGSRYGIPVFLYEKSATSPHRENLAAIRKGEFEGMAEKIHQPEWHPDFGPEERHPTAGTVAVGARMPLVAYNVNLNTADLDIASAIAKKVRFIGGGLRFCKAMGVELSDRHITQVSMNLTDYTKTSVYRAHEMVRMEAKRYGVEVVGSEVIGLVPMMALIDCAEYYLGIENFSADQILESRMME; this comes from the coding sequence ATGGCATCTTTATCAAGAATCATGGAGTGCGTACCCAATTTCAGTGAAGGACGCGACAGAGAAAAAATCGAAAAGATAGTAAACCCTTTCCGCACCAGAGATGGGGTGAAGCTACTCAACTATAGCAATGACGAAGATCACAACAGACTGGTAGTAACCGTAGTGGGTGAGCCTGAGCCTCTCAAAGAAGCCGTATTGGAAGCAGTAGGTATCGCTGTAGAGCTTATAGACCTGACCAAACATCAAGGACAGCACCCGCGCATGGGTGCCGTGGATGTAATCCCATTCATCCCTATCCGCAACGTAAGCATGGACGAGGCCATAGGGCTCTCCCAACGTGTGGGAGAGGAGATCGGGAGTCGCTATGGCATCCCCGTATTCCTGTATGAAAAGTCCGCCACTTCACCACATCGCGAGAATCTTGCCGCTATTCGCAAGGGCGAGTTCGAAGGTATGGCCGAGAAGATACATCAGCCGGAGTGGCATCCCGACTTTGGGCCGGAAGAGCGTCACCCCACAGCCGGTACTGTAGCTGTGGGGGCCAGGATGCCTCTGGTAGCTTATAATGTAAACCTGAATACAGCCGATCTTGACATCGCCTCAGCTATCGCCAAGAAGGTGCGCTTTATAGGCGGTGGCCTCAGATTCTGTAAAGCCATGGGGGTAGAGCTTAGTGACAGACACATCACACAAGTATCTATGAATCTCACCGACTATACCAAAACATCCGTTTACCGTGCTCACGAGATGGTGAGAATGGAAGCCAAGCGCTATGGTGTAGAGGTAGTAGGCTCCGAAGTGATAGGCCTTGTGCCCATGATGGCGCTCATCGACTGTGCCGAGTATTATCTGGGTATCGAAAATTTCTCCGCTGACCAGATATTGGAATCACGCATGATGGAATAG